One window from the genome of Magnolia sinica isolate HGM2019 chromosome 4, MsV1, whole genome shotgun sequence encodes:
- the LOC131242712 gene encoding uncharacterized protein LOC131242712, whose amino-acid sequence MSSIAGMASLSIPNHTLNLSSFRVLKTSSHQVHLPLSRIHTPSITTVDFPPTMTIRMGGGPRTYPGGVSKWQWKRMQLKKAKQLLKARLCRERQIYEMRKRAELQAAVSELERPWEIVKKAPALFSVKADEQLKVLADRFQRPGGYDLWSEKDGPQLFHSPTDGLPSARFFPKGVVHSIQPYARISENSEDASKLGPVDSFEGGRRGGRRMRRVSNSRNGGGSNGKGDGQSRRVSRVTDCELEENAEEEKTLRVSNSNSRKDNVMKGRRGSYDGPNRRVVDGRNSKRGDSLETNVNGGFYGRRDGNHSSYDRAKNGGSWQGHELEEDLYGLDLEWVSIDKEVSKKTDFVGNGKNNGSSRRFNAWKSEKLHGSDSKGSLLYKEEKQRIPFTSSCRSNVKKSDGFSVSDSDWGSID is encoded by the coding sequence ATGTCTTCGATAGCAGGAATGGCATCTCTTTCAATCCCCAACCATACCCTCAATCTttcttcttttagggttttaaagaCCTCTTCTCATCAGGTCCATCTCCCGCTGTCGAGAATTCACACTCCTTCGATCACGACCGTCGATTTTCCTCCAACGATGACGATCCGGATGGGCGGTGGGCCCCGGACCTACCCCGGTGGGGTATCGAAGTGGCAGTGGAAGCGGATGCAGTTGAAGAAGGCGAAGCAGCTCCTGAAGGCCCGCCTCTGTAGGGAGCGACAGATCTATGAGATGCGTAAGCGGGCAGAGCTCCAGGCAGCGGTCTCGGAGCTCGAGCGGCCATGGGAGATTGTCAAGAAGGCTCCTGCACTCTTCTCCGTGAAGGCCGATGAGCAGCTGAAGGTCCTGGCTGATCGGTTTCAGCGGCCTGGAGGGTACGATCTCTGGTCTGAGAAAGACGGGCCACAGCTCTTTCATAGTCCTACGGATGGACTCCCATCGGCTAGGTTCTTCCCAAAAGGCGTCGTTCATAGCATCCAGCCTTATGCGAGGATTTCGGAGAATTCAGAGGATGCGAGTAAATTGGGTCCTGTTGATTCGTTTGAGGGTGGGAGAAGAGGGGGGAGGAGAATGAGACGGGTCTCAAATAGTAGAAATGGAGGCGGGTCGAATGGTAAAGGTGATGGCCAATCGAGGAGAGTTAGTCGAGTTACAGATTGTGAGTTGGAGGAGAATgcagaagaagagaaaacattgagagtttctaattctaacagtAGAAAAGATAATGTGATGAAGGGGAGAAGGGGTTCATATGATGGTCCCAATCGGAGGGTTGTTGACGGGAGGAATTCCAAGAGGGGTGATAGTTTGGAGACAAATGTCAATGGGGGATTCTATGGAAGGAGAGATGGAAATCATTCTTCATATGATCGGGCAAAAAATGGTGGGAGTTGGCAAGGGCATGAATTGGAGGAGGATTTATATGGGTTGGATTTGGAATGGGTGTCCATTGATAAAGAAGTGAGTAAGAAGACTGATTTTGTGGGCAATGGTAAAAACAATGGTAGCAGTCGGCGATTCAATGCATGGAAATCGGAGAAGTTACATGGGTCGGATTCAAAAGGATCCTTGTTGTATAAAGAAGAGAAGCAGAGAATTCCTTTCACAAGCAGTTGTCGGTCCAATGTAAAGAAATCAGATGGTTTTTCTGTATCAGATTCAGACTGGGGCTCCATTGATTAA